The genomic region CTACGTGATGCGGCCGGTTTCCATCCCCTGCAGCTGTCAGGCATGGCTTCTGCATGGATATGCATCATCCGTGAATATTTATTCAGGCATTCGTGAGTTTTGCAAAAACCTCAGAAATCATTAAAATATTATCTAAAGACCCTGAGATTGTTATTTTAGATGAAGCAACGTCAGCCTTAGCTGAAAACAGAGTAAAATGGTTACTTTGCTTAGCTCGTAAACTGGCAAATAAAGGTAAGATAGTCATTTTTATTTCTCATCGAATGTCGGAAATTACAGATTGTTGCGATAATATTACAATTCTTCGTAATGGGGTTGTTTCGGGAAATTTGCCTATCAATAAAGATCTTGATTTGGATGAGGTAGTTTCCCTTATGCTTGGAAGGAAGCTGGAGAACTATTATCCCAAAATTGAATGCCATACCCAGCAATCACAATTGTTAGAATTGCATGATGTGCACTATCGGTCATTATTAAATCACATTGATTTTGTGTTGCACCATGGAGAAGTATTGGGGCTTGGTGGCTTGGCTGGACAGGGGCAAGCTGAATTATTACTTGGACTTTATGGTATCTGTCGATTGGAAGGGCAAGTAAGATTAAACAGGAAGGCTATTTCAATAAATTCTCCAAAGGAAGCTATATCACATCAAATTGCTTTAATTCCAGAAGAACGGGGCATTCAAGGACTTTTCTTGAGACTTGGTATTGATTTTAATATTTCAATTCCTTCTGTTGATAGTCTATCAAAATTTGGAGTTGTTGATGAATTGAAAGAAGAGCAACTTGTAGACAGATATATGAAGGCTCTTAGTATTAAAGCGCAAGGTAGGAAGAGTGCAGTACAGGAATTATCAGGGGGCAATCAGCAAAAGGTAGTTATGGCAAAAATTATGTCATGTAACCCTGAGTTGTATTTGATGCATGATATAACACGAGGTGTTGATGTCGGAACAAAAAGAGAAATGTTCAATATTGTAAGGAAGCTTGCATTGGAGGGCTGTGGGATTTTATATTTTTCGACAGATGTGGATGAATTGGTTCATGTTTGTGATCGTGTGCTTGTCATGCAAGATGGCTATGTAAGAGCAAATCTTGAAGGCAACGAGATTACGAAAGAAAATATTATCGGGGCATCGATAGGAGTATATAAATCAGGGGCAAAAAATGAATAATTGTATCGATAAAATAAAACAATTCCTATCTGAGAATTGGATTTTGCTTATTCCATATATTATGCTCTTTATTATTGTTTTTACCATGGGCATACTTAATGCCAATACGCTGAGTATTCGATATCTTGCAAATAAAATTGATGCTTCTTTTGTATTGATTCTTGTTGCGGTAGGACAGACATTTGTCTTGCTTACTGGTGGTTTTGATCTTTCCGTCGGAGGGATTATTTGTATTGTTAATTGTCTGGCTGCAACGCAAATGAATGGAAGTCTTGTTTCTATCTTATTTTGGTCCGTTGCTGGGTTGATTCTTGGCATAGCTATTGGCATGTTAAATGGTTTCATTATTGAAAAAACAGGATTACAACCTTTTATCGTAACTTTGGCAACACAATCCATATGCATGGGAGTTTCTCTCTTGATTCTTAAGGTCGATGGAGGAAATGTACCGACGGATTTTGTAAATGCGTTATTAACAAGAGTTGCTGGTATACCGATTTCAGCATTCATTTTGCTGGCATTGGTTCTTTGGTGGCTGTATTTTAAGCATACTCAAATTTGTACAAATATTTATGCGATAGGTAGTAATAAAAAATCAGCGGAACTCAACGGTGTTCCTGTATTGAAAACAATGGTATTCTCTTATGCCCTTTCAGGTGGTTTTGCTGCAGTTGCCGGATTGTTCAGGACTGTTGTTGCAGCTTCTGGTTCTCCGACAGCCGGAGGGGATTATGTAATGATTTCCATTTCAGCCGCTGTGATTGGTGGTACAGCATTGACAGGCGGCATAGGTGGTGTTTTAGGGACTATAATTGGTGCGTTTGTGCTGCGCTATATTTCTGATTTATTGGTGTTTATGTATGTTTCTTCCTATTGGTCTTCGTTGGTTCAGGGTGTACTCCTGATTTTAGCTGTAGCTTTGAGTGCTTATGGCACCATTCGCACAAAGCGTAAAGAAGGGATAAGTTGAATGATTTTAAATAAAATTAGGGAAAACTCATCGATTGTTGTTACATTCTTGATTGCTTTTGTGTTATTTGGCATTGTTTCAATTGCAAAACATGGATATGCAGATATCGCAAATATAAAAGTTTTATCAATATCTATTGCAATTTTAGGATTGACAGCTCTAGGACAGACCTTTCCAATATTGACTGGAGGTATGGATTTATCAATTCCATGGACTTTTTGCATCGGTGGTTATTTATGTGCAGCCGTATCCCAAGGCACGAATGGGAATCTGATTTTTGCAGTTCCTTTGGTTTTGCTTGTTGGACTTTTAATGGGACTTTTCAACGGATATGGTATTGCTTATGTCGGTATTGCTCCTGTCATAATGACTATGGCTTCTAATATTATTTTTCAAGGATTGTTGCTAGGCATAACAGGTGGAACTCCTGGTGGGAAGATACCCTCATTGATTAAACATATTTCGACAGGAAGTATAGGTCCTGTCAGTATGTTGTTTATCTTATGGATTTTAATATCATTACTTGCTTGGTTTACATTGAGCAAAAAAATTTACGGGCGAAAAATTTATGCGGTTGGAAACAGTGAAACCTGTAGTTTGTTTTCCGGTATCAATGTCAAGATGGTTAAAGTATCTGCTTATGCATTATGCAGTATGATGTCCGCATTGGCAGGAATGCTTTATGCAGGTAAAGTAAGCCAATTGTATCTAGGGATGGGAGATGCGTATCAGATGTCCTCAATATCTGCCGTAGCAATTGGCGGTATATCGCTTGTCGGTGGTAGCGGAAGCTATGTGGGGGCAATGGCTGGTTGTTTTGTCATTGTTATTTTGGATGGCCTTTTGACTGCTCTGAATTTTTCTCAGGGTATTCAAAAGATAATATATGGCATTGTGTTGTTCACGGCCGTATATATTTCTTCCAAGCGTCAGAAATAAGTATCGCACAAATATAATCACTACTTGTTCTGTTATCTGAATTAGTAAAATTATTTCCTGCATTTTAGCGGGTTATATAGGAGTGTCGTATGAAAGAAGTAATTATTACGCAACCACATGAATTTGAGGTACGTGAGGTTCCTGTTCCTGAATTGGAACAAGAAACAGATGTCTTGATAGAAATGAAAGCTGCTGGGGTCTGTGGGAGCGATCATCATATTTTTCAGGGATCTAATCCTTGTTCTTCCTATCCTCGGATTCCAGGCCATGAAAATGCTGGTATAATTGCAAAGATTGGATCAGCTGTAAAAAATGTCAAAGTAGGTGATCATGTTATAATTGATTTGCTTTCTGCGTGTGGAACGTGTTATCAATGCAAGATTGGACGAAGAAATGTTTGTGAAAATGTTCAGGTGCGTGGTTCTGGTGTCGATGGCGGTTGGCGGGAATATTTTACTGCACCTGCAAAAGAAGTCTATAAAATAGATGATGCGGTTAACTGGACTGATGCTGCTCTTGTAGAGCCCTATGCTATAGGTGCTCATTGTACTTCCCGAGGCCGTGTCGTTGAGAATGATGTGGTATTTATTTTGGGAATGGGAACCATTGGTTCGATTATCTTGCAGACGTGTAAGGCAAAAGGATGCAAAACTGTAATTTGTGCAGATATTGATCAACTTTCTTTAGACCGTGCAGTGGAGTATGGTGCTGATTATATAATCAATACGAAAAAAGAAAATTTAATAGCCAGAATACAAGAAATTACAAATAGGAAAGGTGTCACTATTGCTTTTGATGCTGCTTGTTTCCCTGGTTCACTTACGTTGTGTCTTCAACCAGGGATTATCTGCAATGCAGGAAGAATGGTCCCTATGGGGTTTAGTACCAGTAAAGAGGGAATAACCCAGGCTATGATAAACCAAAGAGAGCTTGATATTATTGGTTCTCGAATGTCCGAATTCCAATTTGAACCAACTATCAAAAGAATGGAAAACAAGGAATTTAATACAAAGGGGATTGCAACGAAAATTATTCCTTTCAATGAAATAGAAAAAGTTTTTGACTTCATTGAGCATCCTACTGCGGATTCAAAAAAAATGGTTATTGTATTCTGATTGATGAGGAGATATATAGATGAAAT from Spirochaetia bacterium harbors:
- a CDS encoding ATP-binding cassette domain-containing protein, translating into MSFAKTSEIIKILSKDPEIVILDEATSALAENRVKWLLCLARKLANKGKIVIFISHRMSEITDCCDNITILRNGVVSGNLPINKDLDLDEVVSLMLGRKLENYYPKIECHTQQSQLLELHDVHYRSLLNHIDFVLHHGEVLGLGGLAGQGQAELLLGLYGICRLEGQVRLNRKAISINSPKEAISHQIALIPEERGIQGLFLRLGIDFNISIPSVDSLSKFGVVDELKEEQLVDRYMKALSIKAQGRKSAVQELSGGNQQKVVMAKIMSCNPELYLMHDITRGVDVGTKREMFNIVRKLALEGCGILYFSTDVDELVHVCDRVLVMQDGYVRANLEGNEITKENIIGASIGVYKSGAKNE
- a CDS encoding ABC transporter permease; this encodes MNNCIDKIKQFLSENWILLIPYIMLFIIVFTMGILNANTLSIRYLANKIDASFVLILVAVGQTFVLLTGGFDLSVGGIICIVNCLAATQMNGSLVSILFWSVAGLILGIAIGMLNGFIIEKTGLQPFIVTLATQSICMGVSLLILKVDGGNVPTDFVNALLTRVAGIPISAFILLALVLWWLYFKHTQICTNIYAIGSNKKSAELNGVPVLKTMVFSYALSGGFAAVAGLFRTVVAASGSPTAGGDYVMISISAAVIGGTALTGGIGGVLGTIIGAFVLRYISDLLVFMYVSSYWSSLVQGVLLILAVALSAYGTIRTKRKEGIS
- a CDS encoding ABC transporter permease codes for the protein MILNKIRENSSIVVTFLIAFVLFGIVSIAKHGYADIANIKVLSISIAILGLTALGQTFPILTGGMDLSIPWTFCIGGYLCAAVSQGTNGNLIFAVPLVLLVGLLMGLFNGYGIAYVGIAPVIMTMASNIIFQGLLLGITGGTPGGKIPSLIKHISTGSIGPVSMLFILWILISLLAWFTLSKKIYGRKIYAVGNSETCSLFSGINVKMVKVSAYALCSMMSALAGMLYAGKVSQLYLGMGDAYQMSSISAVAIGGISLVGGSGSYVGAMAGCFVIVILDGLLTALNFSQGIQKIIYGIVLFTAVYISSKRQK
- a CDS encoding alcohol dehydrogenase catalytic domain-containing protein; this translates as MKEVIITQPHEFEVREVPVPELEQETDVLIEMKAAGVCGSDHHIFQGSNPCSSYPRIPGHENAGIIAKIGSAVKNVKVGDHVIIDLLSACGTCYQCKIGRRNVCENVQVRGSGVDGGWREYFTAPAKEVYKIDDAVNWTDAALVEPYAIGAHCTSRGRVVENDVVFILGMGTIGSIILQTCKAKGCKTVICADIDQLSLDRAVEYGADYIINTKKENLIARIQEITNRKGVTIAFDAACFPGSLTLCLQPGIICNAGRMVPMGFSTSKEGITQAMINQRELDIIGSRMSEFQFEPTIKRMENKEFNTKGIATKIIPFNEIEKVFDFIEHPTADSKKMVIVF